The Henckelia pumila isolate YLH828 chromosome 2, ASM3356847v2, whole genome shotgun sequence genome includes a window with the following:
- the LOC140883311 gene encoding probable ATP synthase 24 kDa subunit, mitochondrial, producing the protein MAFSTRLLSRSTRQVYSGQSVLVRSEYAIPARDISKGAGANPPALKGDEMLKGIFLEVKKKFDTAIGILRKEKITIDPEDPTAVADYAKVMKTVREKADLFSESQRIKFTIETRTQGIPDARSYLLALKDIRVKRGLVDELGAEAMMMDALDKVEKELKKPLMRNDKKGMALLTSEFDKINQKLGIRKEELPKYEEQLEQKIAKAQLEELKKDAVEAMETQKKREEFKDEEVPNPKSLDIRNFL; encoded by the exons ATGGCTTTCTCCACTCGCCTCCTCTCCAGATCTACTCGCCAG GTTTATAGTGGACAAAGTGTTCTAGTGCGATCGGAGTATGCTATTCCAGCTCGTGACATTTCGAAAGGAGCTGGCGCGAATCCCCCAGCGTTGAAGGGTGATG AAATGTTGAAGGGCATTTTTCTTGAGGTCAAGAAGAAATTCGACACAGCCATAGGGATTCTACGAAAAGAGAAGATTACGATAGATCCTGAAGATCCGACTGCAGTGGCTGATTATGCCAAGGTTATGAAGACTGTTAGGGAAAA GGCTGATCTTTTCTCTGAGTCTCAGAGGATCAAATTCACCATTGAAACACGGACACAAGGTATCCCTGACGCCCGATCCTATTTGCTGGCATTGAAGGACATAAGAGTCAA GCGTGGCCTTGTTGACGAACTGGGTGCAGAAGCTATGATGATGGATGCACTGGACAAAGTTGAGAAAGAACTGAAGAAACCGCTCATGAGAAATGATAAGAAGGGAATGGCCCTCCTTACGTCAGAATTTGATAAGATCAACCAAAA GCTTGGCATCCGTAAAGAAGAATTGCCTAAATACGAGGAACAGTTGGAACAGAAAATTGCTAAAGCTCAGCTGGAAGAACTAAAGAAGGACGCTGTTGAGGCCATGGAAACTCAAAAGAAGCG GGAAGAATTCAAGGATGAGGAAGTGCCCAATCCGAAGTCTTTGGACATCCGAAACTTCCTTTAG